A window of Drosophila santomea strain STO CAGO 1482 chromosome X, Prin_Dsan_1.1, whole genome shotgun sequence genomic DNA:
CGCCACCTTTTGCAGCTGCTTCCATGTGTTCATGGCGCAAATAATCGCCgccatcaacaacaacaaaaacaagatgGCAGGACAGGATCAGGACGACAGGATTGGGTCCTGGTTCCTGAGGACGAAATAGGGCAGGGGCGGCGGAGAGAGGGGGGGGGCTCAAAGATGAGTTGAGAGACGTTGACGCTGACGCCATTAGCACCGAGTTTTGCAGCATCAACGACAAACTTTAAATTGTTGCGTCATTACAATTCGAGTTGGGACTTTTGCGGGGGGATCATCTGAAGTGTTGAGCAACAGGAAGCCAGGATATATATTCTGGGCCTAGCCAAGGCATAAATGCTCCTTGCCAAAAGGCGAGAAGAGAAGAAGTCTTGTCCCCGTTTGCACCAGTGATTGATGTTGCACTTTAAATTTCAGTTGTGTCAGTCGGATGCGCACACACATGCTCCCTAATGACCAGGTGCCACAAATGGTTGCATTccttaaaacaaaacaaaaaaaaaaaaaacaaaaaaaaaacacgtgCTTATTTTCCAGTAAAATCTTGCATTCCCCTAAGACATTAACTTCCATTTTCTTTCATGTAGCCGAGAATGTCATTTTCGCTTTGCACAAGATGTGGGCTATTTCTATGCTCCCTAAAGTTTAGATGTCTTGCACTCCTGGCAGAAATGGCAATTTTCCAGTAAAGccatataaatacatttcaaaTATCCAATTATTTTAAGTAATTTAGAGTCCGTTCTATCGACTTTTTATCGACTTTTACgaatttataaatgaaaacaaacagtaACTAGCTATATCTCTTTGTAACCATTATTCAGCAAAAATGGATTATTATAGAAACTATTCAATATCGTTTGGCAGTTCATTCACTTGATAACTTTGTTAAGACTGACTTACaagaaataaaaccaaatctTCAAACAACAATTTACAATCCAATAATAAATGCGATTTGAGTAAAACATCTATAACGTTAAGCAAACCATTTCCTTGGTGGTAATAAAAAAGGACACTACATTTTTATAGTTGCAAGTGCACACATTCATACGAGGCCTGCTTGCCCCCTGCCGTTGTAATCATTTAAATgaacaaattataatttaacCCAATAATGGGCTCGGGAGCAGGACAAGGAAACCAGCCAGGATACGGAGACAGGAGTCATGAGTCATGAGTCATGAGGAGTCAGGAGTCACGTCCAGGCCCACATATATTTCATATGCATACACTCATATATGctgatatatatgtacacagatacagatatatgtatgtattatcCTATATGCGCCATTTATTATATATTGCGGCGATTGCATCGCAACGACAATTTTGGCTCATTATAAATTTGCcttaattttaatgcaaaatgtCTCTGCCGCAGTCCGTGGCCCATCTTCCCGTCTCTTTCTccacctatgtatgtatattgtcGTCTCTTTCGGCAATGTGTGTGTCTGGCACAGTGCCTTACATTTAATGCAGCCCAACTCCAGCTGGCATCGGAATGCGATTTCTgaactgggaactggaaaCTGGGAACTGAGAGcagggagctgggagctgaGAACTCCAACTGAACTCCTCGCCACGAATTGCATTCAACTGCAGATTGCAGGCCGAGTCATCCGTCTAGCCTCTCTTTCGCCCCCGGATCTTGCCACTCCTTCGTTCGCTGTAGGTAATCATGTTGCTGACAGCATTATTCCCGCACAGTTCGCTCATCCTGACACCCTGGAAAAATGTTGCGGCGTATGACAGTCTTTTGGCTCTTTCGATACAATTACTGCCAGCCcagttccttttttttaggAGAACTTACAATTAATTTGAGTTGTGTTAACTATATGTATaagatatgtacatacatcaAATTCATTTTGCAGTCAGGATGCATGCAAAAGAAACACATTCCTGATTTAAGCATTTAAGATAGCTGCACTCGCTTTTTGTAATAATTCACTGGGTATTCCCAAAGTCGGATATCCAAATCACTTGCCCCACGTTGTATGTTAAATTGTTGCACGACAATGAGCAAGCTGCCgccaaaaaagaaaggaaCAAAGATGGagagaagaaaagaaaagccagCAAAATGCACATGCCACGTAGTTATGCATATGGCGTTGTCCCAGGACCCCCGATCCCTGAAGCTGCAAAACCCCCCGAGTCCTCCGCCACTGTACGTGTGTTCCAGGCAATTCACAAATTGAACGTACGAAATCACATTAGCCCCAACGTCAGCCCCAGTCCTCGGAATCAGCTCCAGATCCTGCCTGTCCTTTCAGCATCTTCGCTTGTTGCAGCGGCTCCTTGGGGAGAATGCCCATACccccatatacatataccccCAAATTTTCGCAGGCCGAGGACCCGGATCCTTAAACGGAACAGTACACTTAAAATATACAACCAGCCATTGGTACTCACAAAGATGTATTTACATCATGCATTGATAATGAATTGATTAGAAGGAATATTACTTATAGAGTATTTGAATATCGATTCCCTAAGAGTTGGAAAAAGTACTACATAACAAAAACATGTGTAGCTTTCATCACTAATCAATGTTTTTGAGTGTTTTCCATCCCTAAATGTCTCTTAGTATGTTTTTATGCTACTAGTAATAATTCAAGCTTATTACGTGATGCTTTGTGATGCTAAAAAATAGTTGGATTATGAAACTTATGAAAGTAATTGTGAAAGCACAGCCGTGATCCATAATTTATTCAAGCCATTTTCTTGACGTGTACCGGCATTATTTTGGCCGAACACGTACGGAGCCGCTGGCATTGGCCAATTGgcctggtctggtctggtgtggtgtggtgtggtgtggtctGGTTTGAGTCCTTCTTGGTCCTGCAACCCTATATGTATTCCATATGCCCCTCTGCTGTGACGACGTGCTGCAGCAAAAGTTTTCCTTGTCTAttgatttgaatttgaatttttcgcCTAATTGCAAAAAGTGAGCACAAAGTGAAACAAGCGATGGAAGCGAGGGAAGGCGGGGCATTAAAAAGCAGTTCATGGGAAGGTTGAAACTCCTTCAGAGTAAATATTTTCCTCACACATTTTGAACAGAGGTAAAGTCACTAGATTTTTGATTGTCGAACCAACATAAAATTTATGagaattctttttattatCTTCCCCTCAGTGTCCATCAAACTTTCCTTAGGATCCCTTTCACTCACCTCTCTCTCATCTATGTTTTGTAAGAAATAATTCCCCATAAATTCCAATATTAATTGatcaaaaaacaaatggcaaatgccGAGCTGAGCTGAGCCGCAGGAAATATTATCAAAAATGATGAGACTTTCGGGATTTGAACAAAGTGTGTTAAACATGAAATATACTGACAATAGGTGGGCAACAATtctaaattcaaaattaagtACTAGCTTTCATGTTAAGCCATCGctatattttgatttaaataatttcaatgtgcacttaaatgcaaaatgtatttatttgcccCTTGCCTTTTCCTCCTTGAACTGTTTGTTATGGTGCATCAACAATGGTTATTTCGCTTCTTTTGTTGTAATTTggaaaaacatatttatttagcttGAGGccaatgcaaaaacaaaatgttccATTCTATCTAGGAGTGGGTGGGCCTACGGTGGTGCTCAATACATTGTATACAAGTTCTAAGGATGAGAAAAAGAAATTGTCTAATATTAAATGCATCATATCAAGAGGAGTcttaattttgtaattaattaaacaatcATTAATTCGATCagttatatataaataccTATTTTGTTGACCGCGACTGTGAGTGTTTTGTACATTttcaatgcaaatatttgcatctGTGTCCGTGTCCATTTGTATGTTTGCTTGGATCAGAGCGGAATACAGCACACACTATATACACATAATATCGCATATCGTGCGAAATTGGTTTTATAGAATTTCTATGTTTTCTGCAAGTGTGCCGGGCAAACATTAAGCGCTAGATAGATGTACGTATAaatatcataataataaaaatggaaatcgaaatggaaataataAGGGATGGACGGATATTTACAATGGGCTCGCATACTTTTCGAATTGATTTCGCAAGTGGCGGACAAACAACTCTCGAAAGTGGGCGTTACGGATCTGAGTTTATtgaaaagaaagagagagacgAAGGCGCACGAAAGAGATGAAGGTGAACGGAGggaaagagagagacagagagagagagagagagagagagcaacaCGCGGAGTGTCCGCCCACGCAACAAGGTAatcaaatgcaattgaaaaacCAGCGCAAAAAGTTTATCCTTTGGCTTGCCTTGAACACAAGCGTTCCCGGTTCTTCTTCCGGTACACCCCTATTTTTACCCGGTCCACCCCAATGCCACCTATACCACCCATACCACCCATACCACCCATACCACCCATTTTACCCGTTCTACCTTCTCTACCCGTTCCCGCTTCACAACCGTTCCCTTCGATTTTTCACCCGGTTGCCATTGCAACGAATTTAATCAAAAGTTACAATTCCAATTGTCCGCAAGCGGGTCACTCGTGTTGCGTATTAAAAAAGTTCCCCTGCGGTGAGACTGAGATGGCTGCATTGGTTAAAGCGAGACGGACATGGAAACACTTACAATAAGTCTGTTTTAAGACAAATGTCGGCAATGTATGccttttaaatttaagtgTGGAATGAACGATCTAGTAGAAACGAACAACACGGATAAAGATCAGTAGGTAAATTGGATTTTTAGCGGCATTTAAGATTCATTTGATATAATGCAACTATTATATTCTTGCATCTTCAGATAAATATTGTTTGCCCTAAGAAAAAGTTGTAGGTCACAGAAATGTATCCTACTATTGCACGCctatttttcccagtgtagaTGGCAAAAGAGATGGAGCGATAGATAGAGTCGGCGTTTCATATCCGTGTTCTATGtaggccaaaaacaaaaagggcGAAAAGGAGCGCAGGAAGTGGAGCGAAGTGAGCCAAAAAGTTTGCCAGCTTAAATTGCAGCGATTGCAATGAACCGGATGGACAATCAATGCCGATACCACATCTATCTCTCCCTGTCACTCCCGCCACTCCTCTCTGTCGCACCAGGGAAAGCGAAACGATATCGAAGTATCGATAAAATCGAATCATTTGCGGGCATGTACAAGTGCGTTCCGAGTgcccaaaaaaacagaaaccaaaattcatttccattttattctctttctattctattctattGAATCCAAAGCACTTTTTAAACAGAGCAATACTCAAAGAAGCATAGTTTTGTTTAGCTAATTGTCCAAACACATGTTTCATGGCCAATAAATTAATCATTAGAAATTAACATCATTTATCTGTAAGCTTTCGCTTTACTTTACATACAAATTTTCTAAAGAAGCGCACATCAATGGATATAGAAGAaggtatttaaataaactctCTGCtcagaatttaaaaaaaatgtgttagGTTTGGTTTATGCCAAATACCCACTGTTGGGTTTCCCAAATCGAAGCAATTTTCTTGTCAACACTGCTTGTTTTGGCCTTTTCCCATGTCACTCCCTTAACCCACCGACTGCCGTCCATCAGCGTCATCAGCATGACCACTGGTCAGCCTTAACCCTCTGTGTTCCTTCGttcttcgtccttcgtcctgcgttCTGCGTCCTGCGTTCTGGCATATGTGCCAGCTCCAAAGTCGAGTGGACTTTCCCTCTGCCGATAATGATGGGCCAACCGAACAATCAATTAACGCACTGCCAGCCATCAAGGTTGCTGACCCGGGGGCGGGGCGGTTTAgtcagtgggcgtggcatttgGCAGTTGACAGGGGGGGTGAACAGGGGTGATAAGGAGACGGAAATTAGGGAAGTCGAGGGAAAGCTGGAGGCGGTTCCTTCATGGTCAGCCGCATGCAAATGCGATTTGCTGCTGCAGTCTCCCCTTACGCAGTTTACGACTTTCTTCTTCAGATTCCCTTCCGTTGGAAAAATGTAAAGGACTTTAAAGTGCTGAGAGTTCAACTTCTTATGAGAGGAGAGTTTACCTCAATCGGTATTGATCGGTATATCAAAAGGTAAATTACTTCTCTACTGATTACAAAACTAGGTAAACATAACAAAGGATATATGGCGATGCTTAAAACCAAATATTGTAGACTTATTGTAGACATAGCACATATCATTTCCATTAGCATTAGTTGTCAATAAACGGCAGGGGAAATCCAGTTTACTTTTGAACTCCGATTGGGCATGATTTTTGGATAAAAATTTCAGCAAAATTCAAATCGTTCAAGCACAATGGATGTgaagcagcagttgcagccgCAGGATGTGAATAAGCACCGCGGCGAGGTCACCACGAGCAGCAAGGACTTcgagctggaggagcacaTCGAGGACTTAAACCGAAACTCCAGCTTGACCACCGTGTGCAGCACATTTCCATTGACCTCAAGGATCGAAAGCTACCATCACTGGCAGCCGATAGACGTCGCTATTGGGCAGGCGGGCCTCTTGGGACGCGAATTGGAAATGGATAGTGAGCGAATTGTCCAGCCAGCCATGTCCATTCCAGTCGCCCTGAATGCCATACATCCTTGACGACAAACGTAATAAATTTCACTTATTGCCTAAGCACACGGAGtcttattttttaaaaatgttcaatgATATGCAAGAAGTTATGGCACCcctgcgtatgagcaatgcgCTTGAGAATACGCATACGACCCTTTGTACCAACAtacctatgtacatataccTTAAAATGCATTGTTGCATCGATGAACGAAAATAAGTTAGTTAATTGTGCCTGGATTAACACTCGAATCGAAGCCAATAAAGTGCGCTTGACTTCCGGCAGGAATCAACAAGCCCTATAAATTCATCAACGGGCCTTCTAACACCTCTCGCATAATTGAAGGTAAATTAAGTTTGCTCTCCTCCACATCGATTGCGGCACATCGTTTGCTTTTCGGCATCGACGACGTGGCGGGCTCAAAAACGAAATTGCTATTTACAAAcaattttacatatttacgCGGCAACTGTTGACATTTTGCTATAAATTCACCCGGCCCTGGTCCGCCTACCGCCGTGCCCCCGCCCCCTTAGACGAAGGCCAGTGCAAACAGAactacacagagaaaaatattCAGATGATGCATGCATATGAACCACACTCGTCTGCTTTCATTATATTCAATATTATGGGTGAATCTCGAGTAAGTTGGATTTAGCGGCATTAACCACAAAATAATGCCGAATTAGCTGAATGCTGCACTTTagaataaaagtaaaaatttgtgtgtatcggttaatttgaaatttacaaACGTGACTCGGTGTTGGTCCCCTTGTAGTACGTCCCAAAAAATAggcaaataatttaatttaattctcTAAAGAATGCAGATGCGAATCATTTTGTTAAAGAACACAATGGCAATTCTCCGAAGAATGCAGATGCACAGCTTCGAAGCTCACATTTCCGGGCAGTGTGGCCCCACTTGCGATGCAAAAACTGCCCCGAACTGACTGATGGCTGACTAGATGGATGGCTTCGCTCCGTTCCTCCGCTTCTTGGCCTGAAGTAgtagctgttgctgttgctgttgctgttgctggacGCTTATTGttagatggatggatggatgatgTGTAGCTGTTGctccagccacgccccctcgaAAATGCAGTGTTGTTGCAATCTATATGGTATGGTAGTATGGTATCTGGTGGAGAGTCCATGGCCAGCGACAGAGGGCCAGATAGAGTTGATGATTTGTGGCGCAAAATGCGAAACTGACAGCGCGCTTCCGCTTAAAGGAAATTGAAATCCTTCTTTGCACAAAATTGTTGACGTATTTACACACACTCCCC
This region includes:
- the LOC120457180 gene encoding LOW QUALITY PROTEIN: uncharacterized protein LOC120457180 (The sequence of the model RefSeq protein was modified relative to this genomic sequence to represent the inferred CDS: inserted 2 bases in 1 codon), producing the protein MRTSMEEDYRMQDATFCSCFHVFMAQIIAAINNNKNKMAGQDQDDRIGSWFLRTXNRAGAAERGGGLKDELRDVDADAISTEFCSINDKL
- the LOC120456010 gene encoding uncharacterized protein LOC120456010, coding for MDVKQQLQPQDVNKHRGEVTTSSKDFELEEHIEDLNRNSSLTTVCSTFPLTSRIESYHHWQPIDVAIGQAGLLGRELEMDSERIVQPAMSIPVALNAIHP